The nucleotide window GCATCATGGCCAGGCTGCGTGAAGGCGTTGACATTCCTCAGTAGGTACGCGAGTGGATTACTGGTGCCGGTAAGAGGAGTGTTGTGTTCTCAAGTAGGAATCAGCGCTGTGCTGCGTGTGATTTCGATGGCGACGGTGACGCTGGTGAGTGCCTGGACCGGGGTGTCTGCGGCTGGTCCCAGTGGGATGCTGGGACAGCGAGGCTTCTTGGTGCAGGACTACGAGAATGTGCAGGATTGCTCCGTTTCGCTCTTACTGCCGCAGATGAACGCGTCTTTTCCTAGGGGGTCGCGCAGATGGCACCTGCCGCAGGCGGGGGCCGTGTACGCGTTGGTGACACTGCTGCTGCTGACGGTTGACGTCCTGTACTGGAGCCAGGTCCAACCGGGTGCCTTGACCGTACTGGTTACCTTCGGCGCGGCCGGTGCGGGACTGTTGCTGGGGCGATTCCCTTTCCTGGCCGGGTGCGTTGTGATTCTCGCGAGCATCATCGACACAATTTGTGCCGCTCATCTCGGAGCCATGACTTTGGTGATTGTGCTGCCTCTGATCGACTGGATAGTCCGGCGTTGGTGGTGGTCCGCCGCGATCGGGATGTCGGTCAACACCGGCGCCAGCCTGGTTATGGCAAGTGACCGTGTTGGGGCAGTTTCATTGTTGCTTCTGTTATACCTGCTGGTCGTCAGTGTCGGGGGAGGGATGGGCGCCTACAGGTCACAGGTGCATGCAGCCACGCTGCGCTCGCAGGTCCTTGAGGCGCGCTTGTCTGAACAGGAAAGCCGTATCCGTGCTCGACTCTCGCTGCTGCTGCATGACTCGCTGGCCACAGATTTGGCTCAGACTATCGTGTACGCGAACCTGTTGGTGCAAGAGTCCCAGGATGAGCAGGTTAGGGAACGGGCGCAGACGGTTCTGAACTCCGCAGAGTCCGGCATGAGACAGCTGCGGGCGCTTATGCAGGGACTGTGGGAGCACAACCGTGCTTTAGAAGTAGTCTCCACGAGCCAGGGCCTATGTGATGTGCCCGCAGTTTTGGAGGCTAGTCGGCAGATGCTCGGCAGGCGCTGCATTACTCTCCAGGGCGGACTGGGTGAGGATGATGTAGTGCTGGGGCGCATAGATAATGCGCAGACAGAACTGCTGGGGCTTACGCTTCAAGAAGCCTGTTTAAACGCGTTCAAGTACGCTCCGCCTAGGTCCGTGGTAAACCTGGAAGCAGGCGTGCAAGGCGGGATGCTGTCTCTAGAGGTTGCCTCTGACCTGAGCGAGTCGGATACGTCTGGGCGCCGCTCGGGTGCGGGCTTGGTCGGGCTGCAGGGTGGCTTGGGGCTGGTGGGGCTCAGCCTGCGGGCGGAACGGCTTGGGGGCAGAGTTATAGCGGGTCCCGTCGGAACGCGTTGGCTCTTGAGCCTGTCCCTTCCGCTGGACCGTACCGGAGGGTGAGCGGATGAACGAGACTAGCCCGCTGAAGTTGCTGCTTGCGGAGGACGACGACGCCCTACGCAAGGGCTATGCGGAGCTGTTGAGTCGCAACCCTGGTGTCGAGCTGGTGGGTGTTGCAGAAGATGGCTGCCAAGCACTGGCAGTCATGGCTGAGCACTTGGTTGACGTGGCCCTACTGGACGTGGAGATGCCCCGGATGGACGGTATACAGGCCGCGGCTCAGATCGTGCGCCAGTACCCAAGTACCGCGGTCGTGATGTTCACAGCCTTCGACGCCCCGGAGCGGGTGGAGCAGGCGCTACGGGCTGGTGCGCGCGGATTCCTCACCAAGGACCTGGGGCCGGAGCAGATC belongs to Actinomyces trachealis and includes:
- a CDS encoding histidine kinase produces the protein MYALVTLLLLTVDVLYWSQVQPGALTVLVTFGAAGAGLLLGRFPFLAGCVVILASIIDTICAAHLGAMTLVIVLPLIDWIVRRWWWSAAIGMSVNTGASLVMASDRVGAVSLLLLLYLLVVSVGGGMGAYRSQVHAATLRSQVLEARLSEQESRIRARLSLLLHDSLATDLAQTIVYANLLVQESQDEQVRERAQTVLNSAESGMRQLRALMQGLWEHNRALEVVSTSQGLCDVPAVLEASRQMLGRRCITLQGGLGEDDVVLGRIDNAQTELLGLTLQEACLNAFKYAPPRSVVNLEAGVQGGMLSLEVASDLSESDTSGRRSGAGLVGLQGGLGLVGLSLRAERLGGRVIAGPVGTRWLLSLSLPLDRTGG
- a CDS encoding response regulator yields the protein MNETSPLKLLLAEDDDALRKGYAELLSRNPGVELVGVAEDGCQALAVMAEHLVDVALLDVEMPRMDGIQAAAQIVRQYPSTAVVMFTAFDAPERVEQALRAGARGFLTKDLGPEQIVDSLRQAVRGVTVLGARPMETVVLRLGGGEASELRALAEAIDTLPSRLLPVLREVALGKNNKEIAAALSISEGTVRTYVTELLRRCGCASRTELAVKTIRAGKE